Within the Erigeron canadensis isolate Cc75 chromosome 6, C_canadensis_v1, whole genome shotgun sequence genome, the region ACTTTATGTGCCCCCGGCACTTTATGTATCCTTGGTACTTTACGTGCTCCCGGCACTTTAGGTGGCCCCTTCATGTACTAGTACTTCACGTGCCCCCGACACTTATCATTTTTATGTGCCCCCGGCACTTACTATCTTTTATGTGCCCCCGACACTTTTAATTATACTTATAAAATAGAACTCACCTTGCACGTAGTAATCCTGCCTAGCCAACGTCACTTCTCGATTATTGTTACTTATTTCAAAATCACATATCTTGGTCATTATAACTTAACATTTTTAGCCGTCACCATCATTCTTGACCaattttatcatttataaaacTCGTTTCTTgcttaaatataaatttactaATGATCATCACAAATATTTTCATATCATACTAGTCACTTAGCATCTATCAAACCATGTCGTTAGCTATTTACATACTTTCCTACTAACGACAACAGAACAAATCATCACAATTAAAGGATTCTGTTTACTTATTTACTACCTTTAGTGTTAGAACTTTAATTCTAAGAACTCGACAATATAATCTTTCTTTCTGCAGCTACACCCCAACTCAACTTCTAAATATCCATAACAATATGTTTTCTAGTCTATACTAATCTAGAAAAATTGATATAGTAATATGGCTGAAATTAAGTTAATGATTGTACTCGTAATCTGTTGCTTAAAATGCGTAGCCCCCCACCACAACAATCTACTTCATGTTTCTTAAAAATTCTAACATTCTAACTTTATTATAATAAACCCATCACCAATGCATTAttatcataatttatttcataatccatgatcatatttatatataaattatcatGCATAACTTATAATATTACTAGTGTTGATAACAACAATCAAACAAATACCACTTAATAATCTACGTACCTTAATTTTGAGAATTTAAACTTGATTCTCCAACCAATTTCTAGCACTACAAGCACCTTTAGTTTAATTGTTTTCTATGTagtgaattattattattgttacaaaCTTTACTTTTAGGCAGAGAATTAATAAAGACTTGAATTAAAGATCATTGTATTTGACATAGAATTTGTATCTCGATTAGATGCATCAGACAATCTCCATCCTTATGAGCTTTATTTAATATTCTTCAACTTATTGTGATATAAAATATAGTTGGTTGTCTTATttactacaaaaaaaaatttatgtgtATGAAAGGATATATCATaatgaaatttttagttttattgatACTTAAGAGTTAAAATCGGCAGCAACACTCATCCAATTTTACTTGCTGGCCATCTGTCCTAATTACTTATTTAATGGACATGTGTCcattaattatatagtttaatatTAGTATCTATTTGAAGCcaaataatatatagttatctatactatatacattttattacTTAATCgtataacttatttatttgtaaagACCACAcatcaatttattattattatttataaacttaattcaaaagattaccttaatatatattttaatatttttgagaCGTTACAGGTTTTTCTCTCATCgtgtatttgaaatagacatttataTATTGAGGGAACTCTCTATCgcgacccggttaagacaacgtatgctaggcATCTCGTTATCGAATCGTGACATGAAATTTACAACGAaattcactttaaaaaaaaaggtaataaaagaaaaggttaaaaagaaaaagaaaaaaaaaagaagaagagaagggATGACGTATAAGATACGCGAGTACTCCGTATATCAATTGGAGTAAATAAGATTTTTCCAACGGATGGAATGGTGAGTAGCTCGTGCCCGATCCGTCAGGTGGTTAGTACATCCAACGGTCGTCAACTCACAACAAACTTGGTACCTACCTCACTCCcgccatttatttatttttattttcctttatttatatatatcaataactgCCCACTTCCGAATTCCCCCCAATTATAAGACAACCTTTTTATCCTTATTCTATTCTATGATCCGATCGACATCAACATCATTCtaattattcttttaatttaatttaatttttatatttacaaaaacATCCTTTTGGATTTTGATACCAAAAAACAAATCTTTATATTTTGGTTGGAaattaaatcaatcaatcaatgaatttctaaatataaataatttctaAAGTAATGGATAGTGTGAAGAATGGAGGAGGGGGAGGAGGGGGAGGAGGGGGGTTATGGAGGGTgttatatgttatattattGGGTCAATTAGTTTCCTTTTCAATGGCCCTTATGagctttaattcttctctttcTGCTAATCTTGGTATCTTTTATATCCTTATTCTTTTTATTGTAATAAATTGGATTTTTCTTACGAGGACTAAATTTTCACTGAATAGAAATAGATAGAGatttacctttttatgaattggttgcatataatgtAGGTGTAAATGCTCCCTTTACTCTTGCATTTTTCGCTTATTTGGCTTTAACTTTGGTCTTCGGAAGCATCTTTCTGTATCGTCGTCAAAAGCTACATGTACTCATTTGGTTTTtggttgatttttatttatttctttttatttttcaaattgaagtgtttgatggtttttcttattttgttgttttttagaTTTCATGGTATTGGTATCTCCTCTTAGCATTTATAGATGTCCAAGGCAACTTTCTTGGTAAGTATAACagttaaaaatttattattattgctttattgaaatgacaaacttgtCAAAAATTTTGTAGTCAAATAACATCACAATTGGACTTGAAATCTTTGTGTAACTACACTCAAACTGTGAAAGAATTTCTATATAGGGACATTTTAGATAGATTGTGGATTCATGAATACCCCCAATAGATAGATTTCGGTGTATTAATGGAACCCCGTTAATTAAGTCTTAATAAATTTTGtgtacataaatacataatgaaTGGTTTTGTGCCTAATTGCTGCGCAGTTAACAAAGCATACCAGTTCTCATCAATTACAAGTGTGACAATACTCGATTGTTGGACAGTTGTTTGGGTTATAATTCTCACTTGGCTTTTTTTGGGCACAAAGTATTCCATTTGGCAGTTCTTTGGGGCAGCTCTTTGTGTTTCAGGGCTATGTTTAGTGCTACTGTCAGATTCCGGGGTTGGTGGTGGAGGTAAAACCGTAGTTCAAAGTATGTAGGTCGGCTTTCTTTTGGATGCATCCTACTTCTAAATGTCTATTTTGTTGTTTCAGGTGGCTCCAATCCTATTCTTggtgatgtaattgtgattgcAGGGACATGTTTTTTTGCATTTAGCAATGTTGGTGAGGTTAGTTTTAGTAGTCGTGGCGATTTTCCACCCATTTTCCCGTGATTGTGTCAATTTAGGTTTATTTTCCAATGATGTGTCAATATAGGGTTTAATGTCACTCAAATACTACCTACTTCACTTTTCTTGAAGGGTTAAACCTTTGCACACAAATCGTTGTTTGTTAAATAATTGGACAAAAAAGAGTTTTTGGTTAACCCCAACTTAAAAGTTAACTGCTTttacctgttacccaacccacccctTGTCAGTTTCGGCTTGCGCTAATTTCTACTACAAAATCCTGGAATACATGAATCTTATTAGTTGGATCTGTTGCGTATGCAGGAATTTTGTGTTAAAAGAGCTGGCCGGGTTGAAGTTATTACCATGTTTGCCTTATTTGGATTGCTTGTGAGCATGTTGGAGATGTATCCTTGTATGTCAAACTCAGGGGATATTTAAGTTTGTTTTCATACTAACATTGATGAAAGCATGGTACCTTACATATGTGGGGCTAAAAGAATCAAACTGAATCAAAATAAATGTGCCAACTTTCCATAACAATCCCTTAGAGCTATATTTGAGAGGAAGAGTCTCGAAGTGGTCTCTTGGTCCCCGGAAGTTGTAAGTGAATGCCTTATGTTTTAAATGTCATTTTAGACCAATAGAGCGAGTAGGATCTCTCAATTTGTATCGATTTGTtacatttttgtgtttatcttcgttaaaatttgaaaatccgGATAGAAAACTGCTTTCGACAATTGttatgttttcaagtttaaataCAGAAATCGGCGTACATATCTTTAACCATGATTTCATCTTTCAGATTTTAACTTTCGCTGGTTTTGGATTAGCAGGGTTTAGTTTCTCTTCTTTGACCCCTGTTGTTCTACAGGTTCGCTTAAtccttaatttataaaaaaggaAAACCATGAAAATTTGcattaatttagtttaatttgacAAATGGCTGGATACTTGAATTTTGCAGGCAAGTGGAGCCACACTATTCAATCTCTCGTTACTCACAGCTGATATGTGGGCAGTCGTCATTCGTGTGTTTTTATACCACCAAAAGGTAATGTTTCTGAAGTCTCATGTGGAACTCATTTTGGAATGAGCTTGATTTGTTAGGAAGAAAAGAGAAGTCTATAAAGTTAAGTTAAAACTTGAAAGAAGGAATGTGTAAATAGTTTTAATTCACACTTGCATAATACCTATCTTTGCGGTTAGATTGAAACTGACTATCCAAGATGATACTAATAGCACAAATTGTTTATCCAAACagtaaaaattgattttattgACTTCAAACATAAAGGAAAACCCATACAACCCCAACTCGTGCACTTTTCCAATGTCTTTGACAATATAATTTTTCTTGCAGGTGGACTGGTTATACTATGTGTCCTTTCTATTTGTTGGCATCGGCCTTGTCATATACTCCAAAACGTAAGTCGGTCTTTTTCTATTGCCGGGGTTTGTTATTTCATTTCTCATATACTTCATTTTTGTGATCTTTATATGAAACTCTATTCAGGGAGAAGCCTTCTAACGAGCTACCAAAACTCGAGAATGGTGACCCTGACCAACCGTACCAGCTGATACCAGGGGAAGCCATCCGAGTGTAGAGTTAATTCCTCGGTGCATTAAAAATAGACTTGTGATAGGATACTGTAGCTAGTTGCGACTTGCAACGAAACGATAATGGTTTCATTTTACATACGCCTCCAGTTTCACCTCCGTACAAGTAGCTGCATTTTCCTTGTAATAAGTTGTATCTCCAGTTTCATCCACTTTTCCAATTGGGGTAGTAGGGCAAGAAGAAAATACACCCCTTTTTAAAAGCATCTCAATTAATTCCTTTTGGatataattttgtcattttcttcaACAAAGTATATATCACGAATTCACGATACATTGTTAAATTGTCGTATCTAACAACTTTAATAACGGCCAAGTTAAATAACGGTCGTTTCAAGAAatatttgttcaaaaaataGCATATAAGAACGTACTCATACGGTAAAATTGTCATTTTGCGATATAcatttgttatgattgttttttaaataaaatgttctacaaaattgaaaattgaataaaattttatccaaaaatgtaattattataTGTTGAATTATTGGTAAGGAAGGCCACATAAAGCCGACACTTAGAATTCTATTACTGTTCTCTTTTAGTTGCTTCTTATAAATTTATTTGATCAAGTGAATATTAGAAACATAAGGTATATGTATTACTCTTGAGTAGCGACACATAATTATTTTAGAATATTGTGGGTGTTTTTCTTGAAGACTAAAGATGAGACATTTCAGATACTAAAGCATTTGATGACTTTAAGGTCACAAGTTTGATTTTTGcttgatataagaaaacaatttttttaaggtACTTGTTACCAAAGTCTAATTTTACATGTGAAGTTCCAAAGACGCGAGTTCGATCCTTCGGAGTACTCTAAATCATGTGGTGATTAAGATGATGACAAGTCAATGAGTATCCAATTATAATATGAGGGATATAATTCCATCcattagtttttcatttttacctCTAAAGTATCAATTAGTTATCTTATATACTTTAGCTATCAATCTCTggataattaattttttttttcataaatacaACATTGAGGTATGAAGTTAAAGTGGATGAAATAATTGTCTATTTATCATAAAAGATTTAATATTAATGATATCGTAAATTCCGTGTTTACTATTTGACACAAGTCTAAAATTTATTTACTATGCATTGAATGAATACGTACATAATGCACGTTatgttagaaaataaaaaataaatttaattaatttttatcacGATTTTTAAAGTGATCACGTCTCCTGAGTGATAGAAAAGGTTACAGTTTCTAACTAGACATTGCAAACAATTTCTgatacgatatatatatatatatatatactagataaaTCTGGCCTGAATTTGTTGCCAGGAAAATATATAACTCAATTCCCGAGAAACCAAGATATTTGGTTTGATAACAGATCTTAtataagatattaaaaaaacataaaagattACGTTGGGGAATGGGCatgaaaagaaatatatatagataagtcATTTtggtaaatgtatatataaaatttatctatataaaacCAGGGAGGTGAGTTAGAGTATCTGTTGGCCACTTGTAAAATGACAATGCACCACGTGGCCTTGCTGCCGCCATCACCCAATCGGCAACAACCATTGCAAAGGATGGCCTGTACCTCACTGATACGTGGCGTTCCCTCATACCTCCACTCTCTATGAGTCGCCATAATATTGGCAAGACATCTGTCACCCTTTTTcctttcttaattttacttATATTATGCAGTCTTCCATGACcactttttctcatttttcacatctCTCCCTCCCTTTTGCAACTTGTATTCTTTCTCTTTATACTTGTAACAATAACaatagtgataaaaaaaaatatatatatatatatatatatagtttgatcatTATATTGTAAGTATATGGATATGGATGGTGTGAATAAGGTTTCATCATCATGGGATCAGTGTGATAATGATAGGATGGTGAAGATTGAATTTGAAGCTGCCGAGGCGTTGGCTGGATTAGCCCATGTGTCATCCGAgtctcataataataataatgttgttgAACAAGTTAAAGATGAGTCTATTGATGATGCTTGCAACTCTTCTTTTGACACTTTTCCTAAGTCTTCTACCATTTCATATGAGGTAATTATTATTTGTAACGTACTGCTTTCCTaattgtatgtgtatgtatatattacacccaaaaaaaaaaaaaaaacccctccCTGTCGGTTTTAGACCTCAATATCTCGACGATATATTAGGGAGTTTAAGATGTAAACAAACCGGCCTTATCTCTACCTAGGTAGTGAAGCTGTTTCTAAGTTTTACCTAACTGGTAGAAAAGAACCTCTTTTGCATGCCATAAGAATCGAACCTTTGACCTTTGATGTTTACCACTAATTATCCACATCATGTTGCTTTATGCGTGTTTATGTGTAGTACAATATAAAAGTGTGTGTACTGATATGAACAATAGATCGGATACTCTGAATGACAAAGACGTATAATCACTTTCAGATCAAATTAATTTGGCTGTATATGTTGACTAGTGTAGTTTATATTACGTTGTACTCGTATGATTTATTA harbors:
- the LOC122605154 gene encoding solute carrier family 35 member F1-like, whose translation is MDSVKNGGGGGGGGGGLWRVLYVILLGQLVSFSMALMSFNSSLSANLGVNAPFTLAFFAYLALTLVFGSIFLYRRQKLHISWYWYLLLAFIDVQGNFLVNKAYQFSSITSVTILDCWTVVWVIILTWLFLGTKYSIWQFFGAALCVSGLCLVLLSDSGVGGGGGSNPILGDVIVIAGTCFFAFSNVGEEFCVKRAGRVEVITMFALFGLLVSMLEIAIFERKSLEVVSWSPEVILTFAGFGLAGFSFSSLTPVVLQASGATLFNLSLLTADMWAVVIRVFLYHQKVDWLYYVSFLFVGIGLVIYSKTEKPSNELPKLENGDPDQPYQLIPGEAIRV